From Bacillus pumilus, one genomic window encodes:
- a CDS encoding molybdopterin oxidoreductase family protein, giving the protein MTDYTAMKDGIFKSVCSLDCPDQCGLLIHKENGKIVKVQGDPDHPVTQGNICNKVRNVTARLYDEKRLTTPLKRVGRKGDGQFAPITWEEAIETIRQKWTKLVEEKGPESILPYSFYGNMGNLNAEGMDRRFFYRLGSSQLDRTICQSAGTTGYKYTMGASIGTDPEDTIHTKLFIFWGINAVSTNMHQITLAQKARKQGAKIVVIDVHKNQTGRMADWFIPLRPGTDSALALGIMHVLFKEGLTDEAFLEEYTTGHKELREHVKQYDPDTVEGITGVSKEDILTLARMYAETSPSLIRIGNGLQHHDNGGMSIRTISCLPALTGQWLYKGGGAMKSNSSFLSYNETALQRPDLLKERTPRSFNMNQLGSVLTNAAPSIDSLFVYSCNPAVVTPEANKVREGLLREDLFTVVHDLFLTETAAYADIVLPATSAFENEDFYTSYWHHYIQIQEPVIERYGESKSNTEVFRLLAHAMGFEDEAFRETDAELMEQALHHPENPHYEDISYEALKEKKWIKAKRGPFQDLKLSTPSGKIELYSEQMKKDGYPALPTYMPLYQESEYPLTFIPGPNHNFLNSTFSLHEKHQKLEKFPKLHMNEQDAKARQIEDGDMVRVLNDRGECELVVSVGQNVLSGVVVSQGLWADQKGKKHLVNGLTPDRLADMGGGATFFSGRVEVEKLS; this is encoded by the coding sequence ATGACCGATTATACAGCAATGAAAGACGGAATATTCAAATCAGTTTGTTCGTTAGATTGCCCGGATCAGTGCGGTCTTTTGATACATAAAGAAAATGGAAAGATCGTAAAAGTGCAGGGAGATCCAGACCACCCAGTTACCCAAGGCAACATATGCAACAAGGTGCGGAATGTCACAGCCCGTTTATATGATGAAAAACGGCTGACCACTCCTTTGAAACGTGTTGGACGCAAAGGCGATGGTCAATTTGCACCGATTACGTGGGAAGAAGCCATTGAAACCATTCGTCAAAAATGGACAAAGCTGGTTGAAGAAAAAGGTCCAGAAAGTATTCTGCCTTACAGCTTTTATGGGAACATGGGCAATCTGAATGCAGAAGGCATGGACCGCCGCTTTTTCTATCGTCTTGGTTCAAGTCAGTTAGACCGGACCATCTGTCAGTCAGCAGGAACGACTGGCTATAAATATACAATGGGTGCAAGCATCGGGACAGACCCAGAAGACACCATTCATACGAAACTATTTATCTTTTGGGGCATCAATGCTGTGTCGACCAATATGCACCAAATCACCCTCGCACAAAAAGCGCGAAAGCAAGGAGCAAAGATTGTCGTGATTGATGTTCACAAGAACCAAACCGGACGGATGGCAGATTGGTTTATTCCGCTTCGACCTGGTACTGACAGCGCACTTGCCCTTGGCATCATGCATGTCCTTTTTAAAGAAGGACTGACAGATGAAGCCTTTTTAGAGGAATATACAACCGGTCATAAAGAGCTGCGCGAGCATGTGAAGCAGTATGATCCAGACACCGTTGAGGGTATCACTGGGGTTTCTAAAGAGGACATCCTTACACTTGCGAGAATGTACGCAGAGACATCGCCATCTCTCATTCGCATTGGCAATGGTTTGCAGCACCATGATAATGGCGGGATGAGTATTCGAACCATTTCCTGCCTCCCTGCTCTGACTGGTCAATGGCTCTACAAGGGCGGCGGTGCGATGAAATCAAACTCTTCTTTTCTCAGTTATAATGAAACCGCTCTTCAGCGGCCGGATCTGTTAAAGGAACGCACGCCAAGATCATTTAATATGAATCAGCTAGGCAGTGTGCTGACGAATGCAGCGCCTTCCATTGATTCACTCTTTGTCTACTCGTGCAACCCAGCCGTTGTGACACCTGAAGCAAATAAAGTAAGAGAAGGTTTGCTGAGAGAGGACTTATTTACAGTGGTTCATGACCTATTTCTGACAGAGACAGCTGCGTATGCAGACATTGTCCTGCCGGCAACATCCGCTTTTGAAAATGAGGATTTCTATACATCATACTGGCACCATTATATTCAAATTCAAGAGCCGGTGATTGAACGCTATGGAGAAAGTAAATCCAATACGGAAGTGTTCCGCCTGTTAGCCCATGCGATGGGCTTTGAAGATGAAGCCTTCCGCGAGACAGATGCGGAGCTCATGGAACAAGCCCTTCACCATCCGGAAAATCCGCATTATGAGGACATTTCGTACGAAGCATTAAAAGAAAAGAAATGGATCAAAGCAAAACGAGGACCTTTCCAAGACTTAAAGCTCTCTACTCCAAGCGGGAAAATTGAGCTTTATTCTGAACAAATGAAAAAAGACGGCTATCCAGCACTACCAACCTATATGCCCCTTTATCAGGAAAGTGAATATCCGCTTACCTTTATACCAGGTCCGAATCATAATTTTCTTAACTCAACCTTCTCACTTCATGAAAAGCATCAAAAGCTTGAGAAATTTCCTAAGCTTCATATGAATGAACAAGATGCAAAGGCAAGACAGATTGAAGATGGTGACATGGTGCGTGTGCTGAATGATCGAGGAGAATGTGAGCTGGTCGTATCAGTCGGTCAAAATGTATTATCTGGTGTTGTGGTCAGTCAAGGATTATGGGCAGATCAAAAAGGCAAAAAACATTTAGTCAATGGATTAACACCAGATCGCTTGGCAGATATGGGCGGCGGCGCGACGTTCTTTTCTGGCAGAGTGGAAGTTGAAAAATTATCATAG
- a CDS encoding glycoside hydrolase family 11 protein, which produces MNLKRLRLLFVMCIGFVLTLTAVPAHAETIYDNRIGTHSGYDFELWKDYGNTSMTLNNGGAFSAQWNNIGNALFRKGKKFDSTKTHHQLGNISINYNAAFNPGGNSYLCVYGWTQSPLAEYYIVESWGTYRPTGTYKGSFYADGGTYDIYETLRVNQPSIIGDATFKQYWSVRQTKRTSGTVSVSEHFRKWESLGMPMGKMYETALTVEGYRSNGSANVMTNQLIIR; this is translated from the coding sequence ATGAATTTGAAAAGATTGAGGCTGTTGTTTGTGATGTGTATTGGATTTGTGCTGACACTGACTGCTGTACCAGCTCATGCGGAAACGATTTATGATAATAGAATAGGCACACACAGCGGATACGATTTTGAATTATGGAAGGATTACGGAAATACCTCAATGACACTCAATAATGGCGGAGCATTTAGCGCACAATGGAACAATATTGGAAATGCTTTGTTTCGAAAAGGGAAGAAGTTTGATTCCACTAAAACTCATCATCAACTTGGCAACATCTCCATCAATTACAACGCAGCCTTTAACCCGGGCGGGAATTCCTACTTATGTGTCTATGGCTGGACACAATCTCCATTAGCTGAATACTACATTGTTGAGTCATGGGGCACCTATCGCCCAACAGGAACGTATAAAGGATCATTTTATGCCGATGGAGGCACATATGACATTTATGAAACGCTACGTGTCAACCAGCCTTCTATTATTGGGGACGCTACCTTTAAGCAATATTGGAGTGTACGTCAAACAAAACGTACGAGCGGAACTGTATCCGTCAGTGAGCATTTCAGAAAATGGGAAAGCCTAGGTATGCCAATGGGGAAAATGTATGAAACAGCATTAACTGTAGAAGGCTACCGAAGCAATGGAAGTGCAAATGTGATGACCAACCAGCTGATTATTCGATAA
- the xylB gene encoding xylulokinase: MKYVMGIDLGTSGVKAILVDENGKVCCEASKSYRLIQDRPGYCEQNPEDWVEQTVAAMKELMARQPVHSKKVEGISFSGQMHGLVLLNESRKVLRPAILWNDTRTTAQCTRITKKLGERLQKITKNQALEGFTLPKLLWVKEHEPEIDQQIDMFLLPKDYVRFRLTGSVHIDYSDAAGTLLLDIGEQKWSEEICQAFDIPPHICPPLVSSEEEVGTLLPHIAREAGIEEGAKVFAGGADNACGAIGAGILSSGRTLCSIGTSGVILSYEEDHERALQGNLHLFHHAKKDAFYTMGVTLSAGYSLNWVKHLLAPEESFQSLLEGAVDVAPGAKGLLFTPYLVGERTPHADSTVRGSLIGLDSRHERTHIVRAVLEGITFSLNESIALFRQAGKHIDSIVSIGGGARSRTWLQMQADIFQAEVIQLDNEQGPALGAAMLAAVGCGWCPSLEACADQFIHQAAVYEPEQQHASIYADLFHLYQKIYTQTRDIHAGLEQYRSV; this comes from the coding sequence ATGAAGTATGTGATGGGAATTGATCTTGGAACGAGCGGAGTCAAAGCAATATTAGTAGATGAGAATGGAAAGGTGTGCTGCGAGGCCTCTAAGTCTTACCGCCTCATTCAAGATAGACCTGGATATTGTGAGCAGAACCCAGAGGATTGGGTTGAGCAAACAGTGGCTGCGATGAAAGAACTGATGGCAAGACAGCCTGTTCATTCAAAGAAAGTAGAAGGCATCAGCTTTTCTGGACAGATGCATGGTCTGGTTCTTTTAAATGAATCCCGCAAGGTACTCCGCCCTGCGATTTTATGGAATGATACACGAACGACAGCGCAATGTACACGCATCACAAAAAAGCTGGGGGAACGGCTGCAAAAGATCACGAAAAATCAGGCGCTAGAAGGATTTACACTGCCAAAATTATTATGGGTAAAGGAACATGAACCAGAAATTGATCAACAAATCGACATGTTTTTACTCCCGAAAGATTATGTCAGATTTCGTTTAACAGGGTCTGTTCATATCGATTATTCTGATGCGGCTGGCACATTGCTGTTAGATATTGGAGAGCAAAAGTGGAGTGAAGAGATTTGTCAGGCATTTGATATTCCTCCTCATATTTGTCCGCCGCTTGTCTCATCAGAGGAAGAGGTCGGTACACTATTGCCGCACATTGCACGTGAGGCGGGGATCGAAGAGGGTGCAAAAGTCTTTGCTGGCGGGGCAGACAATGCTTGCGGAGCAATTGGAGCTGGCATTTTATCCTCTGGCCGCACGTTATGCAGCATTGGCACATCTGGCGTCATTCTCTCTTACGAAGAGGATCATGAAAGAGCGCTTCAAGGAAACTTGCATTTGTTTCATCATGCAAAAAAAGACGCTTTTTACACAATGGGTGTCACCCTTTCAGCAGGATATAGCCTTAACTGGGTAAAACACTTACTGGCTCCAGAGGAATCGTTCCAATCGCTTTTAGAGGGTGCGGTTGATGTCGCGCCAGGAGCGAAAGGATTGCTCTTTACGCCATATTTAGTCGGGGAGAGAACACCTCATGCGGATTCTACCGTTCGTGGAAGCTTGATTGGATTAGACAGCAGACATGAAAGGACACATATCGTAAGGGCTGTGCTAGAAGGGATTACCTTCTCGTTAAATGAATCCATCGCCTTATTCCGGCAAGCAGGGAAACACATAGATTCTATTGTCTCCATTGGGGGCGGCGCGAGAAGCCGGACATGGCTTCAAATGCAAGCAGACATTTTTCAGGCTGAGGTCATCCAGTTAGACAATGAACAAGGGCCTGCTTTAGGTGCAGCTATGCTGGCCGCCGTTGGCTGCGGATGGTGTCCGTCGCTTGAGGCATGTGCAGATCAGTTTATTCATCAAGCTGCTGTCTATGAGCCAGAGCAGCAGCATGCAAGTATATATGCTGATCTATTTCATCTGTATCAAAAGATCTATACACAAACAAGAGACATCCATGCCGGGTTAGAACAATACCGTTCTGTCTAG